One genomic region from Silvibacterium dinghuense encodes:
- the ctaD gene encoding cytochrome c oxidase subunit I, producing the protein MADSTLPIQGALDITPPAARKHSILEIAHSWITTVDHKKLGILYTVFGIFWLLVGGAEAIAIRIQLAMPNNHFLSPQTYNQFFTMHGTTMVFLVGMTIIFGFANYLVPLMIGARDMAFPRLNAFSFWVTAFGGTLLYYSFLGGSGLYGVGSAPDVGWFAYAPLTARAFSPGHATDYWAISLIVSGIGTVGTAINIVATTVSMRCKGMTLMRMPLFVWLFFVVSALTLITITPLTAAQIMLTIDRYLGGHFFDTQAGGSAVAWMHFFWIFGHPEVYVLILPAFAIANEIIPVFSRKAIFGYPAMAAASVGIAFVSLGVWAHHMFTVGMTSVSNAFFTLSTMLVGIPTGIKIFNWLATMWGGKIRFATPMLFLTAFLFQFLIAGLTGIMLSVSPWDWQLHNSYFVIAHFHYVLVGALVFAIFGGLYYWFPKATGKMLSEKIGKWHFWLFIIGFHLTFDTMHVPGILGMPRSIYTYEPDRGWGPWNLVVSIGGIIQGIATLVFAYNMIVSLRKGEEAGPDPWDAWTLEWTTSSPPPDYNFAIDPVVGSRRPLWDLKHPEDPDWKYEA; encoded by the coding sequence ATGGCAGACAGCACACTTCCGATACAAGGCGCACTGGACATTACTCCTCCAGCTGCGCGCAAGCACTCGATCCTGGAGATCGCGCATTCCTGGATCACGACGGTGGATCACAAGAAGCTGGGCATTCTCTATACGGTGTTCGGCATCTTCTGGCTGCTGGTGGGCGGCGCCGAGGCGATCGCCATCCGTATCCAGCTGGCGATGCCCAACAACCACTTTCTGAGCCCGCAGACCTACAACCAGTTCTTCACCATGCACGGCACGACGATGGTGTTCCTGGTGGGCATGACGATCATCTTCGGCTTTGCGAACTACCTGGTGCCGCTGATGATCGGCGCGCGCGACATGGCGTTTCCGCGCCTGAACGCCTTCAGCTTCTGGGTCACCGCCTTCGGCGGCACGCTGCTCTACTACAGCTTCCTGGGCGGCAGCGGCCTGTACGGTGTGGGCTCGGCTCCGGACGTGGGCTGGTTCGCGTATGCGCCGCTGACGGCGCGCGCCTTCTCGCCCGGCCACGCTACCGACTACTGGGCCATCTCGCTGATCGTCAGCGGTATCGGCACGGTGGGCACGGCGATCAATATCGTGGCGACCACGGTGAGCATGCGCTGCAAGGGCATGACGCTGATGCGCATGCCGCTCTTCGTGTGGCTGTTCTTCGTCGTTTCGGCGCTGACGCTCATCACGATCACGCCGCTGACCGCCGCGCAGATCATGCTGACCATCGACCGCTACCTCGGCGGCCACTTCTTCGACACGCAGGCGGGCGGCTCGGCCGTAGCCTGGATGCACTTCTTCTGGATCTTCGGCCACCCCGAGGTGTACGTGCTGATCCTGCCGGCCTTCGCGATTGCGAACGAGATCATCCCGGTCTTCTCGCGCAAGGCGATCTTCGGCTACCCGGCCATGGCCGCGGCCTCGGTGGGTATCGCCTTCGTCTCGCTGGGCGTGTGGGCGCACCACATGTTCACGGTGGGCATGACGTCGGTGTCGAATGCCTTCTTCACGCTGTCGACCATGCTGGTCGGCATCCCGACGGGCATCAAGATCTTCAACTGGCTGGCGACGATGTGGGGCGGCAAGATCCGCTTCGCCACGCCGATGCTGTTCCTCACCGCGTTCCTCTTCCAGTTCCTGATCGCCGGCCTGACGGGCATCATGCTCTCGGTCTCGCCGTGGGACTGGCAGCTGCATAACTCGTACTTCGTGATCGCGCACTTCCACTACGTGCTGGTGGGCGCGCTGGTTTTTGCGATCTTCGGCGGACTGTACTACTGGTTCCCCAAGGCCACCGGCAAGATGCTGAGCGAGAAGATCGGCAAGTGGCACTTCTGGCTGTTCATCATCGGCTTCCACCTCACCTTCGACACCATGCACGTTCCCGGCATCCTGGGCATGCCGCGCTCGATCTACACCTACGAGCCGGATCGCGGCTGGGGCCCGTGGAACCTGGTGGTTTCGATCGGAGGCATCATCCAGGGCATCGCCACGCTGGTCTTCGCCTACAACATGATCGTTTCGCTGCGGAAGGGCGAGGAAGCGGGTCCCGATCCCTGGGATGCGTGGACGCTGGAGTGGACGACCTCGTCGCCGCCGCCGGACTACAACTTCGCCATCGATCCTGTGGTCGGCAGCCGCCGTCCGCTCTGGGACCTCAAGCATCCTGAAGACCCCGATTGGAAGTACGAAGCATGA
- the coxB gene encoding cytochrome c oxidase subunit II codes for MLRLWKLRKGVVAALLLLFGTALALAEGPQATPSIYAPASTPAAQIQSLSYFVLEITGAIFLVVGGLMAFVCFRYRAGKNDDKSEPAQIYGSTQVELAWTVIPVLIVVVLFLTTARMIFAIQDAPKPKEAVDVTVVGHQFWWEYRYPQLGIVTANELHIPLSSKTDPKPTYFKLLSADVDHSYWVPQLSGKTDLIPNHPNELWMDPLYPGLYKGQCAQFCGAEHALMLLRVYVDTPEQFQAWVANQQKPGVQDPTVAAGRQVFETQACMNCHAVAGTAATGRYGPDLTHLASRDTLASGVIENNPKNLRQWIKDPDSIKPGALMPAMKLSDEQLDQLTAYLATLK; via the coding sequence ATGCTTCGGCTTTGGAAATTGAGGAAGGGTGTGGTTGCTGCGCTGCTGCTGCTCTTCGGCACCGCGCTTGCCCTTGCGGAGGGGCCGCAGGCTACCCCTAGTATTTACGCGCCGGCATCGACACCGGCGGCGCAGATTCAGAGCCTGTCCTACTTCGTGCTCGAGATCACGGGCGCGATCTTCCTGGTGGTCGGCGGCCTGATGGCCTTTGTCTGCTTCCGCTATCGCGCGGGGAAGAACGACGACAAGAGCGAGCCGGCGCAGATCTACGGTTCGACGCAGGTGGAGCTGGCCTGGACGGTGATCCCGGTGCTGATCGTGGTGGTGCTCTTCCTGACCACGGCGCGCATGATCTTCGCCATTCAGGACGCACCGAAGCCCAAGGAAGCGGTCGATGTGACGGTGGTGGGCCACCAGTTCTGGTGGGAGTACCGCTATCCGCAGCTGGGTATCGTGACGGCCAATGAGCTGCACATCCCGCTCTCGAGCAAGACCGATCCCAAGCCTACCTACTTCAAGCTGCTTTCGGCCGACGTGGACCACAGCTACTGGGTGCCGCAGCTTTCCGGCAAGACCGACCTGATTCCCAATCATCCGAACGAGCTTTGGATGGACCCGCTCTATCCCGGCCTCTACAAGGGCCAGTGCGCGCAGTTCTGCGGCGCCGAGCATGCGCTGATGCTGCTGCGCGTGTATGTGGATACGCCCGAGCAGTTCCAGGCCTGGGTGGCGAATCAGCAGAAGCCCGGCGTGCAGGACCCGACGGTGGCCGCCGGCCGCCAGGTGTTTGAGACGCAGGCCTGCATGAACTGCCACGCGGTGGCAGGCACGGCGGCGACCGGCCGTTACGGTCCGGATCTGACCCACCTGGCGAGCCGCGACACGCTGGCTTCCGGCGTGATCGAGAACAACCCCAAGAACCTCCGGCAGTGGATCAAGGACCCGGACAGCATCAAGCCCGGCGCCCTGATGCCCGCGATGAAGCTCAGCGACGAACAGCTGGATCAGCTCACCGCCTACCTTGCCACGCTGAAATAA
- a CDS encoding geranylgeranyl reductase family protein — protein sequence MKIWDAMIVGAGPAGCAAAYDLALAGHAVLLLDRAEFPRPKACAGGLTTKTVEALRYSVDPVIRQRLHALTIERDGDHRTVLRRRADYCFMTVRKELDAFCFEQTVAAGAQFRRIRAIESIEEAADTVRVRVDGEELCARFLIGADGVHSQVRRMTDPDAGRWFWRAFALEACISVSGREADELIFDFAPVRDGYGWFFPKGDHVNVGLYSYDRNEKIDRARLSAYVHDRCGSAMLEEVMGQYAGFGAGGHQPASERIFLVGDAGGFVDPLTGEGIYFAIVSGQAAAGAVAAALSTEVSADVNAHAEFRERTRKLRADLALSTSGARWFYSDVNRGYKLLSSPLLKRASIRAFSQGMNLAGLAAGVRKLAAMMAD from the coding sequence ATGAAGATTTGGGACGCAATGATCGTGGGCGCCGGCCCTGCCGGCTGCGCCGCGGCTTATGACCTCGCCCTTGCCGGCCATGCCGTGCTGCTGCTCGACCGGGCGGAATTTCCCCGCCCTAAGGCCTGTGCCGGCGGACTCACGACCAAGACGGTCGAGGCGCTGCGCTACTCCGTGGACCCGGTGATCCGGCAGCGGCTCCATGCTCTTACCATCGAACGTGACGGCGATCACCGCACGGTTCTCCGCCGGCGGGCAGACTATTGTTTTATGACCGTCCGCAAAGAGCTGGATGCCTTCTGCTTCGAGCAGACCGTGGCCGCGGGAGCGCAGTTCCGGCGCATCCGCGCGATCGAGTCGATCGAAGAGGCTGCCGACACCGTCCGCGTGCGCGTGGACGGCGAGGAGCTCTGCGCCCGTTTTCTGATCGGGGCCGATGGCGTGCACAGCCAGGTGCGGCGCATGACCGATCCTGATGCAGGCCGCTGGTTCTGGCGCGCCTTTGCGCTGGAGGCGTGCATATCGGTTTCCGGCCGCGAAGCCGATGAGCTTATTTTCGATTTTGCGCCGGTGCGAGATGGGTACGGCTGGTTTTTCCCGAAAGGGGACCACGTGAATGTGGGTCTCTACTCTTATGACCGGAATGAAAAGATCGATCGCGCCCGGCTGTCGGCCTATGTACACGATCGCTGCGGAAGCGCGATGCTGGAAGAGGTGATGGGCCAGTATGCGGGCTTCGGCGCGGGTGGACATCAGCCGGCTTCGGAGCGCATCTTTCTGGTGGGCGATGCGGGCGGCTTTGTCGATCCGCTGACCGGCGAGGGCATTTATTTTGCGATTGTCAGCGGCCAGGCTGCGGCGGGAGCTGTTGCTGCTGCGCTGAGTACGGAGGTGTCCGCGGACGTGAATGCGCATGCGGAATTCCGGGAGCGCACGCGGAAGCTGCGCGCCGATCTCGCGCTCTCGACTTCGGGTGCGCGATGGTTTTACAGCGATGTGAATCGTGGATATAAATTGCTCTCTTCGCCGTTGCTGAAGAGGGCGTCGATACGGGCTTTTTCGCAGGGAATGAACCTCGCCGGACTGGCGGCGGGGGTAAGGAAACTGGCCGCAATGATGGCAGACTGA
- a CDS encoding VOC family protein, translating into MRAQTASGEPAAAIGKVAVAPQYDSTHVYVAPDDADAFVKSFLGTFGGKSTPQVIVTVTPTPSRTSSQLLQTPVGMISLFGFRTPIPVPFGSERNGYLVTDMDTAIRKARAAGADVLVTPFPDAIGVDAIVQWPGGVNMQLYWHTKAPSYPPLPHIPENRVYVSEDRAASFVTAFLQFSGGHVDSDEKVPGSVIGKTDGTIRRIRITSDFGKMVVFVTDGHLVYPYGAETTGYEVDDLPATLTKAQAQGVTVLAAPAAIDGRKSAMVRFPGGYVAEIHQTNP; encoded by the coding sequence GTGCGGGCGCAGACCGCCTCCGGGGAACCCGCCGCAGCCATCGGCAAAGTCGCAGTCGCGCCGCAGTATGACTCGACGCACGTCTACGTGGCTCCGGACGATGCGGATGCCTTCGTCAAAAGCTTTCTCGGAACCTTCGGAGGAAAGAGCACGCCGCAGGTGATCGTGACCGTGACGCCGACCCCGAGCCGGACCAGCTCGCAACTATTACAGACCCCGGTGGGCATGATTTCCCTGTTTGGCTTCCGCACGCCGATCCCGGTTCCCTTCGGAAGCGAGCGCAACGGCTATCTGGTCACCGACATGGATACGGCCATCCGCAAGGCGCGCGCCGCGGGAGCCGATGTCCTGGTGACACCCTTCCCGGACGCCATCGGAGTGGACGCCATCGTGCAGTGGCCGGGCGGCGTCAACATGCAGCTCTACTGGCACACGAAAGCGCCCTCTTATCCGCCGCTGCCCCACATTCCGGAGAACCGGGTCTACGTTTCCGAAGATCGGGCCGCAAGCTTCGTGACCGCCTTCCTGCAATTCTCCGGCGGACACGTGGACTCGGATGAAAAGGTTCCCGGCAGCGTCATCGGCAAAACCGATGGCACCATTCGCCGCATCCGCATCACATCGGATTTCGGAAAGATGGTCGTCTTCGTCACCGATGGCCATCTCGTCTATCCCTACGGAGCGGAGACGACCGGCTATGAGGTGGACGACCTTCCGGCCACGCTGACGAAAGCGCAGGCGCAAGGCGTCACCGTGCTGGCCGCTCCCGCAGCGATCGATGGCCGGAAGAGCGCCATGGTGCGCTTTCCCGGCGGATACGTCGCAGAGATACATCAGACAAATCCCTGA
- a CDS encoding GntR family transcriptional regulator — translation MPKSHNTPSPVQQAQQPAPIHPLDKNGFIPLYYQIERALMEQIQSGQLSEGDPLASEEELSRQYQVSRMTARQALHGLKMKGYAFSEKGRGTFVTRPKLDKNIMHLQGFTEDMRQRGFKASSRLLEQAVIEASDPGLAEKLKLKSTDRILRLRRLRLADGIPMAIEESNIPLLHFPGLERIDFAQHSLYQALRDRYGVRVGYADETIEALHATADEAEMLTIPRRACVLSITRVIMTTQESPIEAAVSRYRGDRYRASIRVPVTTIE, via the coding sequence GTGCCCAAGAGCCATAACACGCCCTCGCCGGTGCAGCAGGCCCAGCAGCCTGCTCCCATCCATCCGCTCGACAAGAATGGCTTCATCCCCCTCTACTACCAGATCGAGCGCGCGCTGATGGAGCAGATCCAGTCCGGCCAGCTTTCTGAAGGCGATCCTTTGGCCTCCGAAGAGGAGCTCTCACGCCAGTACCAGGTGAGCCGCATGACCGCGCGGCAGGCGCTGCACGGTCTCAAGATGAAGGGCTACGCCTTCAGCGAAAAGGGCCGCGGCACCTTCGTCACCCGTCCCAAGCTGGACAAGAACATCATGCATCTGCAGGGCTTTACCGAGGACATGCGCCAGCGCGGCTTCAAGGCCAGCTCGCGGCTCCTCGAGCAGGCTGTGATCGAGGCCAGCGATCCCGGCCTGGCCGAGAAGCTGAAGCTCAAGAGCACGGACCGCATCCTGCGCCTGCGCCGTCTGCGCCTGGCCGACGGCATCCCCATGGCCATCGAGGAGTCGAACATTCCGCTGCTCCACTTTCCCGGCCTGGAGCGCATCGACTTCGCCCAGCACTCGCTCTACCAGGCGCTGCGCGACCGCTACGGCGTGCGCGTGGGCTATGCCGATGAGACGATCGAAGCGCTGCACGCCACAGCGGACGAGGCAGAGATGCTGACCATTCCGCGCCGCGCCTGCGTGCTCTCGATTACCCGCGTCATTATGACGACCCAGGAGTCGCCCATCGAGGCGGCCGTCTCACGCTACCGCGGCGACCGCTATCGCGCGTCGATCCGCGTGCCGGTGACGACGATCGAGTAG
- a CDS encoding N-acetylmannosamine-6-phosphate 2-epimerase, with translation MEDPIPHSAFPASLRGTLIVSCQAAPGDPLDHTDTLRRLAISALRGGAAGLRANGAEQIAAFRAETDRPILGILKKYVDGEVAITPDFASARAVAEAGADVVALDCTARRLTAEEPWPGLVRRIHDELQKPVLADIATLAEAEAAVQAGADAVATTLYGFTPETRGARAVNWELVEAMVAQTGVPVVVEGHISRPEEVRRALDLGAWAVVVGSAITRPETITARFCQAIHEGSGHSRF, from the coding sequence GTGGAGGACCCCATTCCGCATTCTGCCTTCCCTGCTTCCCTGCGCGGCACCTTGATTGTCTCCTGTCAGGCAGCGCCCGGCGATCCGCTCGACCACACCGACACCCTGCGCCGGCTGGCCATCTCGGCCCTGCGCGGCGGCGCGGCCGGACTGCGCGCCAACGGCGCCGAGCAGATTGCCGCCTTTCGCGCCGAGACCGATCGGCCGATCCTCGGCATTCTCAAAAAATACGTGGACGGCGAAGTCGCCATCACGCCCGATTTCGCCTCTGCCCGCGCGGTAGCCGAAGCCGGAGCCGACGTCGTCGCACTGGACTGCACGGCACGCCGCCTCACCGCCGAAGAGCCGTGGCCCGGGCTGGTGCGGCGCATTCATGACGAGCTGCAGAAGCCCGTCCTGGCCGATATCGCAACCCTCGCCGAGGCTGAAGCCGCCGTCCAGGCCGGAGCCGATGCCGTGGCCACCACGCTCTACGGCTTCACACCGGAGACGCGCGGCGCGCGCGCCGTGAACTGGGAGCTGGTGGAAGCGATGGTCGCGCAAACCGGCGTGCCGGTCGTCGTCGAAGGCCACATCAGCCGCCCGGAGGAGGTGCGGCGCGCGCTCGATCTCGGCGCCTGGGCCGTGGTCGTGGGCTCGGCCATCACCCGTCCGGAAACGATTACTGCGCGGTTCTGTCAGGCCATCCATGAAGGTTCCGGTCATTCCCGCTTCTGA
- a CDS encoding SIS domain-containing protein: MSRNFPHAMLKEIYEQPQALAETVARYAPGGQLAADAFPGIAETFRGRQRLVIAASGSSRHAGLSGEIMLEDYAGLAVDVEYASEYCYRSTHTLHDPAVLVISQSGETADTLAALREAKARGLKTAAITNNAGSTMAREADSSLPTIAGKEKAVPATKSYTTQLTVLYLLSLYVARLNGRMTAPTVSAHLDQLSRLPGLLEAALPAWEEKVAKIAEDLKDSKQFLYLGRAVHYPIAREGALKLKESAYMQAEGYPAGELKHGPNALVTADAPLVVLATRDEADPDSVLRYQKTVQLMRDMKAQGATLFAIVTEGDKEAAALAKHFIEVPAVDEFLLPILEVVPFQLFAYFTAIEHGVNVDSPRNLVKAVVAE; the protein is encoded by the coding sequence ATGTCCCGCAATTTCCCGCACGCGATGTTGAAGGAGATCTACGAGCAGCCGCAGGCGCTGGCTGAGACCGTTGCCCGCTATGCTCCCGGCGGCCAGCTTGCCGCAGACGCCTTCCCCGGCATCGCCGAGACCTTTCGCGGACGCCAGCGGCTGGTGATTGCCGCCTCCGGCTCGAGCCGTCATGCCGGCCTCTCCGGCGAAATCATGCTCGAGGACTACGCCGGCCTTGCTGTCGACGTGGAATACGCCAGCGAGTACTGCTACCGCTCGACCCACACCCTGCACGATCCTGCCGTGCTGGTCATCTCGCAGTCGGGCGAAACCGCCGACACGCTCGCAGCTCTCCGCGAAGCCAAAGCGCGCGGACTGAAGACCGCCGCCATCACCAACAACGCCGGATCGACCATGGCCCGCGAGGCCGACTCGTCGCTGCCGACCATCGCCGGCAAGGAAAAGGCCGTCCCGGCCACCAAGAGCTACACCACGCAGCTCACCGTGCTGTATCTGCTCTCGCTCTACGTGGCGCGCCTGAATGGCCGCATGACCGCGCCGACCGTCTCCGCGCACCTCGATCAGCTGAGCCGCCTGCCGGGCCTGCTCGAAGCAGCGCTGCCGGCGTGGGAAGAAAAGGTCGCGAAGATCGCCGAAGACCTCAAGGACTCGAAGCAGTTCCTCTACCTGGGCCGCGCCGTCCATTACCCCATTGCCCGCGAAGGCGCGCTGAAGCTGAAGGAATCGGCTTACATGCAGGCCGAGGGCTATCCCGCAGGCGAGCTCAAGCACGGCCCCAATGCGCTGGTCACCGCCGACGCTCCGCTCGTCGTGCTCGCAACCAGGGACGAGGCCGATCCCGACTCCGTGCTGCGCTACCAGAAGACCGTGCAGCTGATGCGCGACATGAAGGCGCAGGGCGCAACCCTCTTCGCCATCGTGACCGAAGGCGACAAGGAAGCCGCCGCACTCGCCAAGCACTTCATCGAGGTGCCCGCAGTCGACGAGTTCCTGCTGCCCATCCTCGAAGTGGTGCCCTTCCAGCTCTTCGCCTACTTCACCGCCATCGAACACGGCGTGAACGTCGACAGCCCGCGCAACCTGGTCAAGGCCGTCGTCGCGGAGTAA
- a CDS encoding alpha-L-arabinofuranosidase C-terminal domain-containing protein, with protein MPPIRTYSLLALVSASLFAVSLSSAQMSESAPLPAGRPIAIRVSRPQTPQEIAPTLFSSFLEPIGHSTYGGLWADVVVNPSFEEGLWSAENLEEQWNADPDLRAASSLGLPTPWKPLDFAEGSRYAPIRGDAANSAQSMLLMPLPEKEVGIREQVYLPAARELQYHGSIWLKRIDGPAQVRLSLRRSSRPAEVLAETVLTASSAGWNPYEFHLALKPDTLASLEPADFAISLEGNSRVLIDNVSLFPDDAVDGMDPEVIALARALHSPLVRFGGNFTSAYDWHDGVGPADKRVSMLNLAWGIPEYNTFGTDEFLRFCALIHAQPQIALNLGTGRTDQAAAWVRYVNAHWGDGKGGLTWELGNELWGSYQVGYPAPAQAARLTAANSEAVHGVDPAAHLIATGGDGGLFHDWNAQMLTDDAKDFEYLSSHFIVNEGVLLPNASDDFRTMAMLAVPWGLSGRIDAMRQQAVAAHRPDLKFAFTEWLMITDSHTVPNYSNLGGAIFAGGFLNTMMRHADTVSIADMTGILEFGGIWKKRGQVYPSPAYWVLRSYAQAGPHFLLRVQDDSPTYSIAKGLVQLPDVAHAPYLDVVAALSEDQSKLILFCVNRSLTRPEQATLDLSAIGEASGMAGITTIQGNGILDENNAYAPDRISGVKHTEAIRSGGTYTFPNASITVMEIPMHAH; from the coding sequence TTGCCACCGATCCGTACATACAGCCTGCTCGCCCTTGTGTCCGCATCGCTCTTCGCTGTTTCCCTCAGCTCCGCGCAGATGTCGGAATCGGCTCCGCTGCCCGCGGGCCGTCCCATCGCGATTCGCGTCAGCCGTCCGCAGACGCCGCAGGAGATCGCCCCAACCCTGTTCAGCAGCTTTCTCGAACCGATCGGCCACTCCACCTACGGAGGCCTCTGGGCGGATGTGGTGGTGAATCCTTCGTTCGAAGAGGGCTTGTGGTCGGCGGAAAATCTGGAAGAGCAGTGGAATGCAGACCCGGATCTGCGTGCGGCTTCGTCGCTCGGCCTGCCGACGCCATGGAAGCCGCTCGATTTTGCGGAAGGCAGCCGCTACGCGCCCATTCGCGGCGATGCGGCGAACTCGGCGCAGTCCATGCTCCTCATGCCGCTGCCGGAGAAAGAGGTGGGCATACGCGAGCAGGTCTATCTGCCTGCCGCTCGCGAACTCCAGTACCACGGAAGCATCTGGTTGAAGCGGATCGATGGCCCTGCGCAGGTCAGGCTTTCGCTGCGCCGCAGCTCCCGTCCGGCCGAGGTGCTTGCCGAGACTGTGCTGACCGCGTCATCGGCAGGATGGAACCCATACGAATTTCACCTGGCGCTCAAGCCGGATACGCTCGCCTCGCTCGAGCCGGCGGATTTTGCGATCTCACTCGAAGGCAACTCCAGGGTTCTGATCGATAACGTGTCGCTCTTTCCGGATGACGCCGTCGACGGCATGGACCCGGAGGTGATTGCGCTTGCTCGTGCGCTGCACTCGCCGCTGGTCCGCTTCGGAGGCAACTTCACATCCGCATACGACTGGCATGACGGCGTGGGGCCTGCCGACAAGCGGGTGAGCATGCTGAACCTTGCATGGGGGATTCCGGAATACAACACCTTCGGCACCGATGAATTCCTGCGCTTCTGTGCGCTCATTCATGCACAGCCGCAGATCGCGCTCAATCTCGGCACGGGCCGCACGGATCAGGCAGCCGCGTGGGTGCGCTATGTCAATGCTCACTGGGGAGACGGCAAGGGCGGACTGACCTGGGAGCTTGGCAACGAACTGTGGGGAAGCTACCAGGTGGGCTATCCCGCGCCGGCGCAGGCCGCGCGGCTGACCGCTGCCAATAGCGAAGCGGTGCACGGTGTCGATCCGGCGGCTCACCTGATTGCCACTGGCGGCGATGGCGGCCTCTTTCATGACTGGAACGCGCAGATGCTCACCGACGATGCGAAGGATTTCGAGTATCTCTCCAGCCATTTCATCGTGAACGAAGGCGTGCTGCTTCCGAATGCCTCCGACGATTTCCGCACGATGGCTATGCTCGCGGTGCCGTGGGGGCTCTCCGGCCGCATCGATGCGATGAGGCAGCAGGCCGTCGCGGCGCACCGGCCGGATCTGAAATTCGCATTCACCGAGTGGCTGATGATTACGGACTCCCACACCGTGCCGAACTACAGCAACCTCGGCGGAGCGATCTTTGCCGGCGGTTTTCTCAACACCATGATGCGCCACGCGGATACGGTTTCCATCGCCGACATGACGGGCATCCTGGAGTTCGGCGGCATCTGGAAGAAGCGTGGACAGGTGTATCCCTCGCCGGCTTACTGGGTGCTGCGCAGTTACGCGCAGGCCGGGCCGCATTTCCTGCTCCGGGTGCAGGATGACTCGCCGACATACAGCATCGCAAAGGGGCTGGTGCAGCTGCCGGACGTGGCGCACGCGCCTTATCTGGATGTGGTGGCGGCGCTGTCGGAGGATCAGTCGAAGCTGATCCTGTTCTGCGTCAATCGCAGCCTCACGCGTCCCGAGCAGGCCACGCTCGATCTGAGCGCGATCGGAGAGGCGAGCGGGATGGCCGGGATCACGACGATTCAGGGCAACGGCATTCTGGATGAGAACAATGCGTACGCTCCCGATCGCATCTCCGGCGTGAAGCACACCGAGGCAATCAGGAGCGGAGGCACGTACACCTTTCCGAATGCGAGCATCACGGTGATGGAGATTCCGATGCACGCGCACTGA